Proteins found in one Bacillota bacterium genomic segment:
- a CDS encoding ABC transporter substrate-binding protein: protein MRKALVLTVFAVLLLGTVGLAQVSEVVRIGLSAPITGNYAEYGQNFQISVQMAADEINAKGGIRGRKVEFVVMDSKGDPKESALIAQKFVEDQTIVAQIGDFTSTCCLAAAPIYERAGMVQLSPTASSPDFAPSGKYMFGIVGTQDAEGPFNAKNIAQDYMGLKSVAVVFINNDWGVVTKDRFVKAAEAIGLRVTTSQPFLEGEKDFTAILTRIRQGNPEGLFIAAMYNETASIARQLKRMGWNVKMLAPSSVFTAQLLTLGGDAVEGLVTNAFFILTDPDPKVQAYIKEFEARAKRFPNLHAACAYDAAWILFNAIEKAGFNRAAIRDALAATKGYMGVTGEITFTPVGDVVRKYKIIAVEKGEWVLKRGF, encoded by the coding sequence ATGAGAAAAGCCCTTGTTCTCACGGTCTTTGCAGTGCTTCTCCTGGGTACCGTCGGCCTCGCACAGGTTTCTGAAGTGGTCCGCATCGGGCTATCCGCTCCGATTACCGGGAACTATGCGGAGTACGGTCAGAACTTCCAGATCTCAGTTCAGATGGCCGCAGATGAGATCAACGCGAAGGGCGGCATACGCGGCCGCAAGGTCGAGTTTGTGGTGATGGACAGCAAGGGCGATCCCAAGGAGTCTGCCCTCATAGCCCAGAAGTTCGTGGAGGACCAGACCATAGTTGCCCAGATCGGTGACTTCACCAGCACCTGTTGCCTTGCTGCAGCCCCCATCTACGAGAGGGCGGGCATGGTGCAGCTGTCACCTACCGCGTCGAGCCCAGACTTCGCTCCTTCAGGCAAGTACATGTTCGGCATAGTCGGCACCCAGGACGCCGAGGGCCCGTTCAACGCGAAGAATATCGCCCAGGACTACATGGGCCTCAAGTCCGTTGCGGTAGTCTTCATCAACAATGACTGGGGCGTAGTGACCAAGGACAGATTCGTAAAAGCCGCCGAAGCAATAGGGCTCAGGGTTACCACATCCCAACCCTTCCTCGAAGGGGAGAAGGACTTCACAGCCATTCTGACCAGGATAAGGCAGGGGAACCCGGAGGGCTTGTTTATCGCGGCTATGTACAACGAGACTGCATCCATTGCCCGTCAGCTCAAGAGGATGGGCTGGAACGTAAAGATGCTCGCCCCCAGCTCGGTCTTCACTGCCCAGCTCCTGACCCTTGGCGGAGACGCAGTAGAAGGCCTGGTCACCAACGCGTTCTTCATCCTCACCGACCCGGATCCGAAGGTCCAAGCATACATCAAGGAGTTCGAAGCAAGGGCCAAGAGGTTCCCGAACCTGCATGCTGCATGCGCCTACGACGCAGCGTGGATTCTCTTCAACGCGATTGAGAAGGCCGGGTTCAACCGCGCGGCCATCCGCGACGCTCTGGCCGCCACCAAAGGGTACATGGGAGTCACTGGGGAGATCACCTTCACTCCCGTCGGCGATGTGGTGCGCAAGTACAAGATCATCGCGGTAGAGAAAGGCGAGTGGGTGCTGAAAAGAGGGTTCTAA
- the dhaL gene encoding dihydroxyacetone kinase subunit DhaL has product MNTVFTTEEVIAVFRRMADTVAENEQYLNELDSTIGDAEHGLNLKRGFGAVLAKLDSLKDMDPAAAIKRVGTTLAGSGCGSGPTFFGLAIRAAGDSLQKTGMNTPADLAQAFEAAVSTIKEKGGAEVGHKTMVDALEPAVLAFRASVCRGESLESAMKASVSAAEAGMRSTTDMIGVKGRGFHAGERGIGHQDPGATSAYLLLKSIMDTVTNR; this is encoded by the coding sequence ATGAACACGGTTTTCACCACTGAAGAGGTAATAGCGGTTTTTCGACGCATGGCGGACACAGTGGCGGAGAATGAGCAGTACCTGAATGAGCTGGACTCAACGATCGGAGACGCGGAACACGGACTCAACCTGAAGCGCGGATTCGGAGCAGTCCTCGCGAAGCTCGATTCGCTGAAGGACATGGACCCGGCGGCCGCAATCAAAAGGGTCGGCACGACTCTGGCCGGATCAGGCTGCGGATCAGGACCAACTTTCTTCGGGCTCGCGATAAGGGCCGCGGGGGATTCCCTTCAGAAGACGGGCATGAACACCCCTGCTGACCTCGCCCAAGCCTTCGAAGCGGCCGTGTCCACTATTAAGGAGAAAGGCGGGGCGGAGGTCGGACATAAGACCATGGTGGACGCGCTGGAGCCTGCGGTGCTGGCTTTCCGCGCGAGCGTATGCAGGGGGGAGTCACTCGAATCGGCCATGAAAGCTTCGGTATCAGCAGCGGAAGCCGGCATGAGATCCACCACGGACATGATTGGAGTGAAGGGCAGAGGCTTTCATGCGGGGGAGAGGGGAATAGGACATCAGGACCCTGGGGCTACATCGGCGTATCTGTTACTGAAGAGCATAATGGATACGGTAACCAATAGGTAG
- a CDS encoding L-2-amino-thiazoline-4-carboxylic acid hydrolase, with product MAITNVSTVNELEVNNVRAAIEHRATWFSLLLDEVERAGADWEKIGRAAIFNCGVFHGHCKFSKTDDLKKFASEFANDLVRKVFEMDVKEMSDDEFVVEFHYCPLVSAWMKLGKDETRINTLCDIAMDGDRGIISAFPEFKFDLQATIAQGDKVCRVVVTKEKK from the coding sequence ATGGCGATCACAAATGTGAGTACTGTCAATGAACTTGAAGTGAATAATGTCAGGGCCGCGATCGAACACAGGGCGACCTGGTTCAGCCTGCTCCTGGATGAAGTCGAGCGAGCCGGCGCGGACTGGGAGAAGATAGGCCGCGCAGCCATATTCAACTGCGGCGTCTTCCACGGGCACTGCAAGTTCTCAAAGACCGATGACCTAAAGAAGTTCGCGAGTGAATTCGCGAATGACCTTGTCAGGAAAGTCTTCGAGATGGACGTGAAGGAGATGAGCGATGATGAGTTCGTGGTGGAGTTCCACTACTGCCCCCTCGTGTCCGCCTGGATGAAGCTGGGGAAGGACGAAACTCGCATCAACACCTTGTGCGACATAGCCATGGACGGGGATCGAGGAATCATCTCAGCGTTTCCGGAGTTCAAGTTCGACCTGCAAGCTACCATAGCTCAGGGCGACAAGGTATGCCGCGTGGTAGTAACAAAAGAGAAGAAGTGA
- a CDS encoding ABC transporter ATP-binding protein has translation MGAILETKGICKYFGGLKAVNNVDLEVLQGKIHGIIGPNGAGKTTLFNVLTGTFPPTGGDVFFKGQKITGMAPERIARLGMARTFQNIKLFRQMTVLDNVKIGFHIRTATGLLDAVARTRTYKKDEEFSNSRGLEILHRIGLGAHAHEMAASLPYGDQRRLEIARAMAAQPDLLLLDEPAAGMNPAETEKMVDFIKDLSAEGFTIIVIEHDMRLIMNVCHNITVLNHGEKIAEGPPESIQTNTMVIEAYLGRRRSRAYGPDAGKGGAASAQG, from the coding sequence ATGGGTGCCATCCTCGAGACGAAGGGCATATGCAAGTACTTCGGCGGGCTCAAGGCTGTGAACAACGTTGACCTCGAAGTCCTGCAGGGCAAGATACACGGAATCATAGGCCCGAACGGTGCGGGAAAGACCACGCTCTTCAACGTCCTCACTGGCACCTTCCCACCCACGGGCGGGGATGTGTTTTTCAAGGGGCAGAAGATCACGGGTATGGCGCCTGAGCGCATAGCCAGGCTTGGCATGGCAAGAACCTTCCAGAACATCAAGTTGTTCAGGCAAATGACCGTGCTCGACAATGTGAAGATAGGGTTCCACATACGTACCGCCACGGGACTTCTGGATGCAGTCGCTCGGACCCGAACCTACAAGAAGGACGAGGAGTTTTCCAATAGCAGAGGACTGGAGATCCTCCATCGGATCGGACTGGGCGCGCACGCGCATGAGATGGCGGCAAGTCTTCCTTACGGCGACCAGAGGCGGCTTGAGATAGCGAGAGCCATGGCAGCCCAGCCTGATCTACTCCTCCTGGACGAACCTGCGGCCGGTATGAATCCTGCGGAGACCGAGAAGATGGTGGACTTCATAAAGGATCTTTCGGCGGAGGGGTTCACCATCATCGTGATAGAGCACGACATGAGACTCATCATGAATGTGTGCCACAACATCACCGTGCTGAATCACGGGGAGAAGATCGCGGAAGGCCCTCCTGAGAGCATACAGACCAATACCATGGTGATCGAGGCATACCTTGGGAGACGCCGTTCCCGAGCATACGGGCCCGATGCGGGGAAGGGGGGAGCGGCGAGTGCTCAAGGTTGA
- the dhaL gene encoding dihydroxyacetone kinase subunit DhaL has protein sequence MAIIKAMAEAIRVNKDYLTELDAAIGDADHGVNMDRGFQAVLAKLDALTSDPPCVGTILSTVGMTLVSTVGGASGPLYGTAFLYAGNVVKGKDRVSLDDAIAMLEAALAGIKKRGGAEVGDKTMVDALEPAVAYLRGPGRNETSLSSALSNAAAKAREGMESTRPIMAVRGRASFLKERSIGHLDPGAVSCYLLLKTIADSV, from the coding sequence ATGGCCATCATAAAGGCGATGGCTGAGGCTATAAGGGTCAATAAGGATTACCTGACCGAACTCGATGCCGCCATAGGTGACGCCGACCACGGGGTGAACATGGACCGGGGTTTTCAGGCCGTCCTCGCCAAGCTGGACGCGCTCACATCTGATCCGCCATGTGTCGGCACCATCCTCAGCACAGTCGGTATGACTCTGGTGTCCACTGTCGGGGGCGCATCCGGGCCTCTCTACGGTACTGCTTTCCTATACGCGGGAAATGTGGTGAAGGGGAAGGACCGGGTGTCTCTGGATGACGCCATCGCCATGCTCGAGGCAGCGCTTGCGGGGATAAAGAAACGTGGAGGCGCAGAGGTGGGGGACAAGACCATGGTTGACGCGCTCGAGCCTGCCGTGGCATATCTCAGAGGACCCGGCAGGAACGAGACCAGCCTGAGTTCGGCCCTGTCCAATGCCGCGGCCAAGGCCCGCGAAGGCATGGAATCCACCCGCCCCATCATGGCCGTACGAGGTCGTGCCAGTTTCCTCAAGGAACGGAGCATAGGCCATCTCGACCCTGGTGCGGTCTCGTGCTATCTGCTCCTCAAGACCATTGCGGACAGTGTATAG
- the dhaM gene encoding dihydroxyacetone kinase phosphoryl donor subunit DhaM has translation MVSILLISHSSKVADGARDIAAEMAGNDVVIVACGGTADGRIGTDPDRVARAVDALAFGDGLVILADLGSSVMSAQMAVESLPEERRAKVIIANAPIVEGAVLAAIEASMGRSLAEVDKAAQSAHTMTKA, from the coding sequence ATGGTGTCCATTCTTCTGATCTCCCATAGCAGCAAGGTAGCTGACGGGGCACGGGACATCGCGGCCGAGATGGCCGGAAATGATGTAGTCATTGTGGCCTGCGGTGGAACTGCCGATGGCAGGATAGGCACTGATCCTGACCGAGTTGCCAGGGCCGTGGATGCCCTCGCTTTCGGGGATGGGCTCGTGATCCTCGCGGACCTCGGCAGTTCAGTCATGAGCGCTCAGATGGCGGTTGAGTCCCTGCCTGAGGAGAGGCGGGCCAAGGTCATCATCGCCAATGCCCCTATCGTCGAAGGCGCCGTCCTCGCGGCTATTGAGGCGTCCATGGGACGAAGCCTTGCTGAGGTGGATAAGGCTGCGCAGTCCGCCCATACCATGACAAAGGCATGA
- a CDS encoding L-serine ammonia-lyase, iron-sulfur-dependent, subunit alpha, whose product MLSLKEFLRIEVVPALGCTEPGAVALAAARARCELWPDAEITRVVVRVSESIYKNGMDVGIPGAMGGRGNALAAALGAIAGKAGCSLEALRDCSPADVDIAKSWLAQGKVDLSCVPGVQGVYVECTIETKDHRATCVISQSHSHIERVTLDGRVVFDGNAGGQPAPGGDGAVSVDPEPSAEIEAEMRTMTFESVMSLAEDMDLDDVDYIMSGVEMNKAIAEYGLRDESVSGLGLGRAVLSMIRDKRLENDLMFRIRSYASAASDARMAGAKMPAMSAVGSGNQGIAAILPVALLGEALGKSRVDIARGVAMSVLTTSFIRARTGRLAPICGSAVAAGAGAAVGMTWLMGGTIDQAANAMRTMLSATAGIVCDGAKGSCALRIGSVASEAYLAALMALKDKGVTIPQGVVDDSLEITTDNLGILNKDGMKDVDAVIIRILEARGKYASMSRTRVTGVNADEEDHK is encoded by the coding sequence ATGCTGAGCCTCAAGGAATTCCTCAGGATCGAGGTGGTTCCAGCTCTCGGGTGTACTGAGCCGGGGGCGGTGGCCCTGGCGGCAGCCAGGGCAAGGTGCGAACTGTGGCCTGATGCAGAGATCACGCGTGTCGTCGTCAGGGTGAGCGAAAGCATATACAAGAACGGTATGGATGTGGGGATCCCGGGAGCTATGGGAGGCAGGGGAAATGCTCTAGCTGCAGCCCTGGGAGCCATAGCGGGCAAAGCCGGCTGTTCCCTGGAAGCCCTGCGGGACTGCTCTCCTGCTGATGTCGACATCGCCAAGTCCTGGCTGGCCCAGGGCAAGGTCGATCTATCGTGCGTACCGGGCGTGCAAGGAGTCTACGTCGAGTGCACCATTGAGACCAAGGACCATAGGGCCACCTGTGTGATATCACAGAGCCACTCACATATCGAACGGGTGACCCTTGATGGCCGGGTAGTGTTCGATGGAAACGCCGGCGGCCAGCCCGCCCCGGGAGGTGATGGGGCTGTTTCAGTCGATCCCGAACCTTCGGCCGAGATCGAGGCGGAGATGCGCACAATGACCTTTGAATCCGTCATGAGCCTGGCGGAGGACATGGACCTCGATGACGTGGACTACATCATGTCTGGGGTGGAGATGAACAAGGCCATAGCAGAGTACGGCCTGAGGGATGAATCCGTATCCGGTCTGGGTCTCGGCCGGGCAGTGCTATCCATGATCCGGGACAAGAGACTCGAGAATGACCTCATGTTCCGCATCAGGAGTTATGCCAGCGCGGCCTCAGATGCGCGTATGGCCGGGGCGAAGATGCCTGCGATGAGCGCGGTGGGCAGCGGCAATCAAGGCATTGCCGCAATCCTGCCTGTGGCACTCCTGGGTGAGGCTCTCGGCAAGTCCAGGGTGGACATTGCTCGCGGCGTTGCTATGAGCGTTCTGACCACGAGCTTCATAAGAGCCAGGACCGGACGGCTCGCTCCCATCTGCGGCAGCGCAGTCGCAGCCGGGGCAGGTGCTGCCGTGGGCATGACATGGCTTATGGGCGGGACAATAGACCAGGCCGCCAATGCCATGCGCACCATGCTTTCTGCCACAGCCGGGATCGTGTGCGATGGGGCCAAGGGTTCCTGCGCGCTGAGAATAGGATCTGTAGCGAGCGAGGCGTATCTCGCTGCCTTGATGGCCCTCAAGGACAAAGGGGTGACTATCCCGCAAGGAGTAGTCGATGATTCGCTAGAGATCACCACAGATAATCTGGGCATTCTCAACAAGGACGGAATGAAGGACGTGGATGCCGTCATCATAAGGATCCTCGAGGCCAGGGGCAAGTACGCATCCATGAGCCGAACTCGGGTAACAGGAGTGAACGCCGATGAAGAAGATCATAAATGA
- a CDS encoding branched-chain amino acid ABC transporter permease yields MFFLQQLVNGLTQGFIYSLMAIGLAMIIGIVGLVSFVNGEVIMIGAFAAFFAVTYFHANAVLALLVGFAASAILGVMLEHVCYRPFRRSSRYMALICTIGMSIFLKSLGQVVFGIEPRFVPDLLGTGFISLGDIRIAHVQIVVVAIVAGLILTLQVLLYRTRTGISLRAVAMDKDAAALVGVNVNHTVMLGNCIGCALGGVSGALIGIYYNSVHALMGASVAMKAFAAVVFGGLTSIPGAAVGGLVLGVVENLAVSFLSSGYKDIVAFLILISILLVKPSGIMGRKGLGV; encoded by the coding sequence ATGTTCTTTCTCCAACAGCTCGTAAACGGATTGACTCAGGGATTCATTTACTCACTCATGGCTATCGGCCTCGCCATGATAATCGGGATCGTTGGCCTCGTCAGCTTCGTGAACGGCGAAGTGATAATGATAGGCGCATTCGCCGCCTTCTTCGCGGTCACGTATTTCCACGCCAACGCGGTCCTCGCTCTGCTTGTGGGGTTCGCGGCATCGGCGATTCTCGGAGTCATGCTGGAGCACGTCTGTTACAGGCCTTTTCGGCGGTCTTCAAGGTATATGGCCTTGATATGCACTATCGGTATGTCCATATTCCTGAAAAGCTTGGGGCAGGTAGTCTTCGGAATTGAGCCACGATTTGTGCCGGACCTGCTGGGAACGGGGTTCATCTCCCTGGGCGATATCCGGATAGCCCATGTTCAGATAGTAGTGGTGGCCATAGTTGCCGGCCTCATACTGACCCTTCAAGTATTGCTCTATCGGACGAGGACCGGAATATCCCTCAGGGCGGTGGCCATGGACAAAGACGCGGCCGCACTTGTGGGAGTGAATGTCAACCACACGGTGATGCTCGGCAACTGCATCGGCTGCGCCCTGGGAGGGGTGTCGGGCGCGCTCATAGGCATATACTACAACTCCGTCCACGCCCTGATGGGGGCGAGCGTGGCCATGAAAGCCTTTGCTGCCGTGGTGTTCGGCGGGCTCACGAGCATACCCGGTGCAGCCGTGGGAGGGCTAGTGCTCGGTGTCGTGGAGAACCTGGCAGTGTCCTTCTTGTCGTCCGGGTACAAGGATATCGTGGCCTTCCTGATTCTCATCTCAATTCTGCTCGTGAAACCCTCAGGGATCATGGGGCGCAAGGGTCTGGGGGTGTGA
- a CDS encoding ABC transporter ATP-binding protein: protein MLKVDDIRVNYGGIEAVKGISFDVRDKEIVTLIGSNGAGKTSTLRAISNLVRKSGGRVTFMDMDITRMEPSRIVKLGVCHVPEGRHIFPFLTVEENLIAGDLGNTDSKPNRLKANMEMVFELFPRLKERRRQNGGTLSGGEQQMLAIGRGLMLDPKLMMLDEPSLGLAPILVDQIFDLIVKIRATGKTILLVEQNASMALEVADRAFVLETGSIAIEGRAAELANDPRVISAYLGMAK, encoded by the coding sequence GTGCTCAAGGTTGATGACATCCGTGTCAACTATGGGGGAATAGAAGCAGTAAAGGGCATAAGCTTCGATGTGCGCGACAAGGAGATCGTCACTCTCATAGGCTCCAATGGCGCCGGAAAGACCAGCACCCTACGGGCAATATCCAACCTGGTGAGAAAGAGCGGCGGCAGAGTGACTTTCATGGACATGGACATCACTCGCATGGAACCCAGCCGCATTGTCAAGCTTGGGGTGTGCCATGTTCCTGAGGGCAGACACATATTCCCCTTCCTGACCGTGGAAGAGAACCTCATCGCGGGGGATCTAGGCAATACCGACTCGAAACCCAACAGGTTGAAAGCCAACATGGAAATGGTGTTTGAGCTGTTCCCCAGGCTGAAGGAGAGACGGAGGCAGAACGGCGGCACGTTGAGCGGAGGCGAGCAGCAGATGCTCGCCATAGGCCGCGGGCTTATGCTCGATCCCAAGCTCATGATGTTGGATGAGCCTTCCCTTGGTCTCGCCCCTATACTGGTGGACCAGATATTCGATCTGATAGTGAAGATCCGGGCGACCGGCAAGACCATACTCCTTGTGGAGCAGAATGCCAGCATGGCCCTGGAAGTGGCTGACCGAGCCTTCGTCCTTGAGACCGGGAGCATTGCCATCGAGGGCCGTGCAGCGGAGTTGGCCAATGATCCCAGGGTCATCTCGGCATATCTCGGGATGGCAAAGTAG
- the dhaK gene encoding dihydroxyacetone kinase subunit DhaK, with protein sequence MKKIINKPENVVGEMLRGLEKAHSDLVRVVPGTQAVVRADAPVKGKVAIITGGGSGHEPAHGGFVGRGMLDAALAGAVFCSPPLDDGIAALEACDGGAGALFIVKNYTGDILLFDMLADEAADRGIPTKRVLVVDDVAVDNREGTTGRRGVAGTVFVHKIAGAMADKGGSLDEVHRAAQKVVYNVRTMGMATSPCLVPGRDKPNFQLAEDEMEVGIGIHGEPGVRRATLTTARELVHQMMDRIVPDLPFAGGEEVAVMVNGMGATPLMELYVIFNEVEQYLVSKGINPVRNYVGEYMTSLEMAGFSITLLRLDDELKQLLDHPCETPGLVVK encoded by the coding sequence ATGAAGAAGATCATCAACAAGCCGGAGAATGTTGTAGGTGAGATGCTCAGAGGACTCGAGAAGGCGCACTCAGATCTTGTGCGGGTCGTACCCGGAACACAGGCCGTGGTAAGAGCGGATGCGCCGGTCAAGGGCAAGGTCGCCATCATCACCGGCGGGGGAAGCGGCCATGAGCCCGCACATGGAGGTTTCGTTGGCCGTGGCATGCTCGATGCGGCGCTTGCAGGAGCGGTTTTCTGTTCTCCTCCTCTCGATGATGGAATAGCAGCACTCGAGGCATGCGACGGTGGGGCTGGCGCGCTCTTTATAGTCAAGAACTACACCGGAGACATACTGCTCTTCGACATGCTAGCTGATGAGGCCGCGGATCGTGGCATACCCACTAAGAGAGTGCTTGTTGTTGATGATGTGGCGGTCGACAACCGCGAGGGCACCACGGGCCGCAGAGGTGTCGCAGGCACCGTATTCGTACACAAGATCGCAGGCGCCATGGCGGACAAGGGCGGCAGCCTGGATGAGGTACACCGTGCTGCCCAGAAGGTAGTGTACAATGTAAGGACAATGGGTATGGCCACGAGCCCATGTCTCGTTCCCGGGCGCGACAAGCCCAACTTCCAGCTGGCCGAGGATGAGATGGAAGTCGGAATCGGCATACATGGTGAGCCCGGGGTGCGTAGGGCAACCCTTACCACCGCACGTGAACTAGTCCACCAGATGATGGATCGCATAGTCCCCGACCTTCCTTTCGCGGGCGGGGAAGAGGTTGCCGTCATGGTCAACGGGATGGGCGCCACACCACTGATGGAGCTCTATGTGATCTTCAACGAAGTTGAGCAGTACCTGGTCTCGAAAGGCATCAACCCCGTGAGGAACTACGTGGGGGAGTACATGACTTCTCTTGAGATGGCAGGGTTCTCGATTACACTTCTCAGACTTGACGACGAACTCAAGCAGCTTCTGGACCATCCTTGTGAGACTCCGGGGTTGGTTGTTAAGTAG
- a CDS encoding branched-chain amino acid ABC transporter permease, which yields GRSTQKLLPVSGIMASLFSLLLGLPTLRLRGIFLTMATLGFSEIIRLTVLNWTSLTRGPFGIPGIPFPKLFGFALKTNTHFYYVILAIAIIMMTVFYRLINSRIGRAWIAIREDEDAARSMGVEVFKYKLLNFAIGTFWAGVAGCFYAFLAAYISADSFKLDEGFSMLAMVLVGGQGTLIGPVIGAVLLTILPEVFRGLVEYRLVIFGAAIIGIMLVRPQGIAGSGAMTGPQSMVGKARLRAAKGAQTEVKM from the coding sequence GGGCAGGAGCACCCAGAAGCTCCTGCCCGTGAGTGGGATCATGGCCTCGCTCTTTAGCCTTCTTCTGGGCCTTCCTACCCTGCGCCTGAGGGGCATATTCCTCACCATGGCCACCTTGGGGTTTTCGGAGATCATCAGGCTCACTGTGCTCAATTGGACATCTCTGACAAGGGGCCCGTTCGGCATACCTGGAATACCGTTCCCCAAGCTATTCGGGTTTGCGCTGAAGACCAACACCCACTTCTATTACGTAATCCTGGCGATAGCCATCATTATGATGACAGTGTTCTATCGACTGATCAACTCCAGGATAGGCCGGGCATGGATAGCCATCAGGGAGGATGAGGATGCGGCAAGGTCCATGGGAGTGGAGGTGTTCAAGTACAAACTCCTGAACTTCGCCATAGGGACTTTCTGGGCGGGGGTAGCAGGGTGCTTCTATGCCTTCCTTGCAGCATATATCAGCGCAGACAGCTTCAAGCTTGACGAGGGGTTCTCCATGCTTGCCATGGTTCTTGTCGGAGGACAGGGAACCCTGATCGGGCCGGTAATCGGAGCGGTTCTCCTGACGATCCTGCCTGAGGTCTTCAGAGGGCTCGTTGAGTACCGGCTCGTCATATTCGGTGCGGCCATCATCGGAATCATGCTCGTACGCCCGCAGGGCATAGCCGGAAGTGGAGCAATGACCGGTCCCCAGTCCATGGTGGGCAAAGCCAGGCTCCGGGCTGCGAAAGGCGCGCAAACGGAGGTGAAGATGTGA
- a CDS encoding helix-turn-helix domain-containing protein, giving the protein MLTKYGYVGERIRRERLKYRLSLSDVARATGLSQSFLSLLENGKVIPSVKVLDKIASFFSIHIATLFEQEESNNTAFLFPKERQIEVSSEKERSLRFLLPKANAVLEPVLVTLYPNATNLQFTVHRGMEYGYVLEGTITVEIKGHEPLTCCEGDSILYRATDEHRLVNYTDSIAKGLWVGVPTPGILVDVPSQAGPAK; this is encoded by the coding sequence ATGCTCACAAAATATGGGTATGTAGGTGAGCGGATACGCAGAGAAAGGCTCAAGTACAGACTGAGCCTTAGCGATGTGGCCAGGGCGACCGGGCTCTCACAATCTTTCCTGAGCCTGCTTGAGAATGGCAAAGTAATTCCGTCCGTCAAAGTGCTGGACAAGATCGCTTCCTTCTTCTCCATTCACATCGCCACCCTATTCGAGCAAGAGGAGTCTAACAACACCGCCTTCCTGTTCCCGAAGGAGCGCCAAATAGAGGTATCCTCCGAGAAGGAGCGCAGCCTCAGGTTCCTTCTGCCCAAGGCCAATGCCGTTCTCGAACCCGTCCTTGTAACGCTTTATCCCAATGCGACGAACCTCCAGTTCACTGTGCACAGGGGCATGGAGTACGGATATGTCCTTGAGGGCACCATCACAGTGGAGATCAAAGGGCACGAGCCGTTGACATGCTGCGAGGGGGACTCCATCCTCTATCGGGCCACTGATGAACATAGGCTTGTAAACTATACCGACTCAATAGCCAAGGGGCTCTGGGTGGGAGTGCCCACCCCGGGTATTCTGGTGGATGTGCCTTCCCAGGCGGGGCCTGCGAAGTAG
- the dhaK gene encoding dihydroxyacetone kinase subunit DhaK produces MKKIINDPQRTVAEMLEGMAFAHGDLIRKLDNASVLVRKAKRPDKVALISGGGSGHEPAHGGFVGRGMLDAAVAGEVFTSPTPDQIIAGINHIKTEHGVLMIVKNYSGDVMNFDMAGEMAEMDGTRIAKVVVNDDVAVENSTYTTGRRGIAGTVFVHKIAGAMAERGGSLEEVLRVALKTNANIRSKGMALTPCVVPAVGRPTFELAEEEMEIGLGIHGEPGVKRTKIAPADEIVDALMDSIMRDLPFRSGDEVAVLVNGLGGTPLMELYIMARRVGQRCASAGISVYRAYVKEFMTSLEMAGASITLFKLDDELKSLLDDPAETPAFTQ; encoded by the coding sequence ATGAAGAAGATCATAAATGATCCACAGCGCACAGTCGCCGAAATGCTCGAGGGCATGGCCTTTGCCCATGGCGACCTTATCCGGAAGCTCGATAATGCCAGTGTGCTGGTGCGCAAGGCCAAGAGACCGGACAAGGTAGCCCTCATAAGCGGTGGCGGGAGCGGTCATGAGCCCGCTCACGGCGGCTTCGTGGGCAGGGGCATGTTGGATGCAGCGGTTGCAGGGGAAGTATTCACATCTCCGACCCCAGATCAGATAATCGCTGGCATCAACCACATAAAGACCGAACACGGGGTGCTCATGATCGTCAAGAACTACTCAGGTGATGTCATGAACTTCGACATGGCCGGGGAAATGGCTGAGATGGATGGAACGAGGATAGCCAAGGTAGTAGTGAATGACGATGTGGCCGTTGAGAACAGCACCTACACTACAGGAAGGCGTGGCATAGCGGGCACTGTATTCGTTCACAAGATCGCAGGAGCCATGGCGGAGCGAGGGGGAAGCCTGGAAGAAGTCCTCAGGGTGGCCTTGAAGACGAATGCGAACATTAGGTCGAAAGGTATGGCCCTGACCCCGTGTGTGGTCCCTGCAGTGGGCAGGCCCACTTTCGAGCTGGCTGAGGAGGAGATGGAAATCGGCCTCGGCATACACGGTGAGCCTGGGGTGAAGAGGACCAAGATAGCACCGGCAGATGAGATCGTCGATGCGTTGATGGACAGCATCATGAGGGATCTGCCTTTCAGGTCAGGGGATGAAGTCGCGGTTCTCGTGAACGGGCTCGGGGGCACTCCTCTTATGGAGCTCTACATAATGGCCAGAAGAGTCGGACAAAGGTGCGCGAGTGCCGGCATTTCCGTATACAGGGCCTATGTGAAGGAGTTCATGACCTCCCTGGAGATGGCAGGGGCCTCGATCACCCTTTTCAAGCTCGATGACGAGCTCAAGTCCCTTCTGGACGACCCGGCGGAGACCCCGGCATTCACTCAGTGA